The following proteins are co-located in the Colletotrichum lupini chromosome 4, complete sequence genome:
- a CDS encoding sulfate permease, producing the protein MTIGVMMIPQALAYAKIATIPGEFGLYSSWLPAAIYVFMGTSKGAYDQYAQVCSFSNIDADLSTGPTSIMGLLTAEIITDLKTEGFAAQDISSAVALMVGIYSLIVGLLKLGFILEYISVPVLSGFLSAAAITILLGLVGSLVGLSDVPSGTSAIISNVLSRIPEMEPLTIAIGFSGILMLYILEFIGKKWGKKSAIIKFACSSRAVILLLIYTTISFLVNKDRADPLWAISKVKANGLQAPKIPAGDLVSKVTTRAIAPLVASALEHLAIGKAFGRKNNYAIDESQELCYLGITNTINSLFGAMSVGGAMSRTAVNSECGVKSPLSGAFTAGFILLTLLRPPLLGGLIMAVIHIIGPVSVFYRYWRISFMDFVASMLSFWVTLFVSTEMGIAFAVLFSIGYTLVRSAFPKVKTFSATSGQNRTIQREQAAVSSAAEDTFVPEDAMLVSFTDSIFFPNAGRIKKSVLESVKVQFERQEVGDQSQSKSVDRSWSVASSKRIEMLRKRDNVMPSSKQMAVMVWDLTHVPFIDVTGVQTLSELKEEAKQHVGKQMSLRLVGMNNKARRRFSRAGWKIVQDREVDDSTPEHVDVAYETIEAALWDRDFAVRDEKSGLQGRAYYSPREGSP; encoded by the exons ATGACGATTGGTGTCATGATGATTCCCCAAGCATTGGCCTATGCAAAGATAGCAACGATCCCCGGGGAGTTTGGTCTCTATTCTAGCTGGCTACCAGCTGCTATTTACGTCTTCATGGGAACTTCGAAAGGTGCGTACGACCAATATGCTCAGGTGTGTTCATTCTCTAACATTGATGCAGACCTCTCCACCGGGCCAACTTCCATCATGGGCCTCCTTACCGCCGAGATTATCACGGATCTCAAGACAGAAGGGTTTGCTGCCCAGGACATCTCATCAGCCGTCGCGTTGATGGTCGGCATATACTCGCTGATTGTTGGACTGCTCAAACTCGGCTTTATCTTGGAATACATTTCAGTCCCTGTTCTTTCTGGATTCCTGTCTGCAGCTGCTATTACGATTCTTTTGGGCCTGGTTGGCTCGCTTGTTGGCCTTAGCGATGTTCCCTCCGGCACCTCGGCTATCATCAGTAACGTTCTGTCACGTATCCCGGAGATGGAGCCTCTTACTATCGCTATTGGATTCAGTGGCATTTTGATGCTGTACATTCTCGAATTCATTGGAAAGAAGTGGGGAAAGAAGAGCGCAATAATCAAATTCGCCTGCAGTAGCCGAGCGGTCATCCTATTGCTCATCTACACGACAATCAGTTTCCTAGTCAACAAAGATAGAGCAGACCCCTTGTGGGCTATCAGCAAGGTTAAGGCCAACGGTCTTCAAGCGCCAAAGATTCCTGCCGGAGACCTTGTGTCCAAGGTTACCACCAGAGCAATCGCCCCTCTCGTAGCTTCAGCCCTCGAGCATCTGGCCATCGGAAAGGCTTTTGGCCGAAAGAACAACTACGCAATCGACGAAAGCCAAGAGCTCTGTTATCTCGGTATCACAAACACAATCAACAGCCTTTTTGGAGCAATGAGCGTGGGCGGTGCCATGTCAAGAACAGCTGTGAACTCAGAGTGTGGTGTCAAGAGTCCGCTCAGCGGCGCCTTTACCGCTGGGTTTATTCTGCTTACCTT actaagaccccccctattagggggctta ATCATGGCCGTTATACACATCATTGGCCCTGTTTCCGTGTTTTACCGTTACTGGCGAATTTCGTTCATGGACTTTGTAGCTTCGATGCTCTCTTTCTGGGTCACACTTTTTGTGTCTACAGAGATGGGCATTGCTTTTGCGGTGTTGTTCAGCATAGGATACACCTTGGTTCGATCCGCATTCCCGAAGGTCAAGACGTTCTCAGCTACAAGTGGCCAGAATCGCACGATTCAGCGAGAGCAGGCGGCTGTGTCTTCTGCTGCAGAAGATACATTCGTTCCCGAAGACGCCATGCTGGTCAGTTTCACCGACTCGATCTTCTTCCCAAACGCCGGCCGCATCAAGAAGTCAGTGCTTGAGTCCGTTAAAGTACAGTTTGAACGACAAGAGGTTGGGGATCAGTCACAGAGCAAATCAGTCGATAGGTCTTGGAGTGTGGCATCGTCTAAACGCATCGAAATGTTGCGGAAGCGAGACAACGTCATGCCCTCGAGCAAGCAGATGGCTGTCATGGTCTGGGACCTGACACATGTCCCCTTTATCGACGTAACCGGAGTACAGACACTTTCCGAGTTGAAGGAGGAAGCGAAACAGCATGTAGGAAAACAGATGTCACTTAGGCTGGTAGGCATGAACAACAAAGCCCGCCGCAGATTCTCTCGCGCAGGCTGGAAGATTGTTCAAGACCGCGAGGTTGACGACTCAACTCCAGAGCACGTCGATGTTGCGTATGAGACCATAGAGGCGGCTTTATGGGATAGAGACTTTGCAGTTAGGGACGAAAAGTCAGGACTCCAGGGAAGAGCATACTACAGCCCCCGAGAAGGGTCTCCATAG
- a CDS encoding metallo-beta-lactamase superfamily protein, with the protein MVADFIYNSPTGTGNRRVALHHCLQQLASPNPTRSLLYSLSRLTFEMTPMRAATRAVHPDAFPARRPAMLPSGGFATPLSKRRNISNAISQSGRYSYSTAPVDTTQPVIHDVFESRTGTWQYVVADPATKAAVIIDPVLDYDRTTQIITTSSADELLRLVKEKGYRVLRILETHAHADHLTAASYLQKRIAEEHGNRPQIGIGRRIGQVQDLFGQRYDVPSQERHGAFDKLFEDDESFSIGNLSATAIHLPGHTPDHLGYKIGDNVFCGDSLFHVDIGTARCDFPGGSANNLYHSGRRLLSLPDHVKVWTGHDYPPDDREGPVPWMTVSDHRKLNKHLRDGITEEEFVAQRKERDAKLGEPKLLHQSLQTNIRAGKLPQPTASGHRMLRVPMKLGDLQCYLRRLAPPEWAVLSVMGIRKLVAIIESLIPGYM; encoded by the exons ATGGTCGCCGATTTCATTTACAACTCCCCGACCGGCACGGGCAACCGCCGGGTTGCA TTGCATCATTGCCTCCAGCAGCTTGCATCGCCAAACCCCACTCGCTCTCTCCTATATTCACTGTCGCGACTCACCTTCGAAATGACACCCATGCGCGC GGCAACCAGGGCCGTCCATCCAGATGCCTTCCCTGCGCGTCGGCCTGCCATGTTACCAAGTGGCGGCTTTGCAACGCCCCTCTCTAAACGGCGGAATATCTCAAATGCGATAAGTCAGTCCGGAAGATACTCATACAGCACAGCCCCTGTCGATACCACACAGCCTGTCATTCACGATGTCTTTGAGTCAAGGACAGGAACCTGGCAATACGTCGTTGCAGACCCAGCGACGAAAGCGGCGGTCATCATTGACCCAGTCCTGGATTATGACCGCACAACTCAAATTATCACCACTTCTTCAGCTGACGAGTTGCTTCGATTGGTCAAAGAAAAGGGCTACCGAGTCTTGCGGATCCTAGAAACTCATGCACATGCAGATCACCTCACTGCAGCTTCGTACCTACAGAAGCGCATCGCAGAGGAGCATGGTAACAGGCCACAGATTGGCATCGGACGGCGCATCGGACAGGTACAGGACTTATTCGGCCAACGATATGACGTGCCCAGCCAAGAGCGTCATGGTGCTTTTGACAAACTCTTTGAAGACGATGAGAGTTTTAGCATCGGTAACCTGAGCGCGACTGCCATTCATCTCCCCGGGCACACGCCTGACCATCTGGGCTATAAGATCGGAG ACAATGTGTTCTGCGGTGACTCCCTTTTCCACGTGGACATTGGGACTGCTCGATGTGACTTTCCTGGGGGAAGTGCCAACAACCTTTATCACTCGGGCCGCAGGCTTCTTAGTCTTCCAGACCACGTCAAAGTTTGGACAGGCCATGACTATCCCCCGGACGATCGAGAAGGCCCAGTGCCATGGATGACAGTCAGCGATCACAGAAAGCTAAACAAACACTTACGGGACGGTATCAccgaggaggaattcgttgCGCAACGCAAAGAGCGCGATGCTAAGCTCGGTGAGCCAAAGCTACTTCACCAGTCTCTGCAGACAAACATCCGAGCTGGCAAGCTGCCACAACCAACGGCTTCTGGGCATCGTATGCTTCGTGTACCTATGAAACTTGGAGACCTGCAATG TTATCTACGGAGGCTAGCGCCGCCAGAATGGGCGGTTTTGAGTGTGATGGGGATACGAAAGTTGGTGGCGATCATCGAGAGCCTCATTCCCGGCTACATGTAA
- a CDS encoding Sulfide:quinone oxidoreductase/flavo-binding protein, which translates to MLASRATLASRHASRARIVAKASEIRNFATVAPVSSAARNHKVVVVGGGSAGLTISHQLLRSGRFSQDDIAVVDPAEWHHYQPGWTLVGGGLKSKQELRRPLESLVDPKLKFYQQGVSSFNPEENNIKLGNGDKLGYEQLVVAPGINIDYGSVKGLPEALADPGSLVSSIYGYDTCDKVFGTFGRLQKGNAIFTQPAGVIKCAGAPQKIMWLALDHWKRAGLYNPNDPASSSIKISFATGLPTMFGVPKYSAKLEELRKERGVEGLFQHDLLSVDGNTATFGRPDGKEKVTKQFDLMHVVPKMGPHDFVKSSPLADAAGYVSVDQATTRHTKFPNVWSAGDASSLPTSKTAAAITSQAPILVSNLLRSLDGAEPQPLYDGYTSCPIPTEYGKLLLAEFKYGGVPKETFGDLIGFDQAVPRRAFYHLKKDFFPWVYYTSMVKGTWGGPNGWRN; encoded by the coding sequence ATGCTTGCTAGTCGCGCGACTTTGGCATCGCGCCATGCCAGCCGCGCCCGGATTGTTGCAAAGGCTTCTGAGATTCGGAATTTCGCGACAGTAGCCCCCGTGAGCTCCGCTGCTCGGAACCACAAAGTTGTTGTCGTCGGAGGAGGCAGCGCAGGTCTGACCATTAGCCACCAGTTGTTGCGGTCCGGCCGGTTTTCTCAGGATGACATTGCTGTTGTTGATCCGGCCGAATGGCACCACTATCAGCCAGGCTGGACGTTGGTCGGCGGTGGCCTCAAGTCAAAACAAGAATTGCGGAGGCCCCTCGAGAGCCTGGTCGACCCCAAACTCAAGTTTTACCAGCAGGGAGTAAGCTCCTTCAACCCCGAGGAAAACAACATCAAGCTTGGAAATGGCGATAAACTTGGCTACGAGCAGCTCGTTGTCGCTCCTGGTATCAACATCGATTACGGCAGCGTCAAGGGCTTGCCCGAGGCTCTTGCAGACCCCGGTTCCCTTGTGTCTTCTATTTACGGCTATGACACTTGTGACAAGGTATTCGGCACTTTCGGAAGACTTCAGAAGGGAAACGCAATCTTTACCCAACCAGCCGGTGTGATCAAGTGTGCTGGCGCTCCCCAGAAGATCATGTGGCTTGCCCTCGACCACTGGAAGCGTGCCGGCCTGTATAACCCCAACGACCCTGCAAGCTCGTCCATTAAGATCAGCTTTGCCACTGGCCTTCCCACCATGTTTGGTGTCCCCAAATACAGCGCAAAGCTTGAAGAATTGCGCAAGGAAAGGGGCGTCGAGGGACTCTTTCAGCACGATCTCCTCTCCGTGGATGGTAACACAGCCACCTTCGGCCGTCCTGACGGGAAGGAAAAGGTCACAAAGCAGTTTGACCTCATGCATGTCGTCCCCAAGATGGGCCCCCATGATTTTGTCAAGAGCAGCCCTCTCGCCGATGCTGCCGGCTATGTCAGTGTTGATCAAGCAACAACCCGACACACTAAATTCCCCAATGTCTGGTCGGCAGGTGATGCATCTAGTCTACCCACCTCTAAGACTGCTGCAGCAATCACATCTCAGGCTCCGATTCTTGTCAGCAACCTGCTGCGGTCATTGGACGGCGCCGAGCCTCAACCCTTGTACGATGGCTACACCTCTTGCCCAATTCCTACCGAGTATGGTAAACTATTGCTTGCCGAGTTCAAGTATGGTGGAGTTCCCAAGGAGACTTTTGGCGACCTTATTGGATTTGACCAAGCAGTTCCTAGACGTGCGTTTTACCACTTGAAAAAGGACTTCTTCCCGTGGGTCTACTACACCTCCATGGTCAAAGGAACTTGGGGTGGCCCCAACGGCTGGAGAAACTGA
- a CDS encoding beta-xylosidase, producing the protein MKKIALVYLLVAVVEASYFNPVLSGFHPDPSCVHVDETFFCVTSTFTWFPGVPVYSSTDLRHWTLASHVLNRREQLPQLENAPTGQDGLFASTIRHHNKTFYVTTTFVSITSYKEFAMRNLIFSTNNPFNASSWSIPTEFNFTGYDPSLFFDDDNDTVYFTGAAVSSTGTAIALATIDIETGVLGDLSYPWNGTGLGTAEGPHLYKKDDWYYILVAEGGTKESHRGSVSRSRAIYGPYEGNPANPIVAAEHFNSSYIQTVGHADIFQDKVTGHWWGVALAVRSGAKFETYPMGRETFLFPVSWPAGDGLWPRLLEPVRGQMMASLPGTYINSSGIPRIDHGVDVVDFAPGSVLPSHWVHIRHPRESAYSISPQGHANTLQLELSSRNLSSVIMPNSTLTRDITFVGRRQTETLFSFSVDLDFKPQLPGEEAGISVYLDEKRHIDFGVTYNNETNGSKLLQIRSYSSNENVTVPQPVTSALPPEYQDRTPIRLEIVASDTTHYTFMAGFPTLCNQKAVDMTIIGHAGTILVSGGYTGVVIGVYGTTNGQAIERKPAAYVSRWRYSGSGQYIDYDLVV; encoded by the coding sequence ATGAAAAAAATAGCTCTGGTTTATCTCCTAGTTGCGGTAGTTGAAGCCAGTTATTTCAACCCCGTACTTTCTGGCTTCCACCCCGATCCAAGCTGTGTTCATGTCGATGAGACATTCTTTTGCGTAACATCAACCTTTACATGGTTTCCTGGTGTCCCAGTCTATTCAAGCACAGATTTGCGCCACTGGACGCTTGCTAGTCATGTCCTCAATCGACGCGAGCAGCTTCCACAGCTGGAAAACGCGCCAACTGGCCAAGATGGCTTGTTTGCGTCAACAATTCGCCATCACAACAAAACCTTCTATGTAACGACTACCTTCGTGTCTATCACTTCATATAAGGAATTCGCCATGCGAAACCTCATATTCTCGACAAATAATCCTTTCAACGCATCATCATGGAGCATTCCTACTGAATTCAATTTCACCGGCTACGACCCTTCTCTCTTCTTCGACGATGACAATGACACCGTCTATTTCACTGGGGCTGCTGTTTCATCTACGGGCACCGCGATTGCGCTGGCTACCATTGACATCGAAACAGGGGTTCTTGGGGATCTCTCGTACCCATGGAATGGTACCGGCCTGGGAACCGCCGAAGGTCCACACCTTTACAAGAAAGACGACTGGTACTATATCCTTGTTGCTGAAGGAGGTACTAAAGAATCTCATCGCGGCTCTGTCTCCCGTTCCCGCGCTATCTATGGTCCCTACGAGGGCAACCCAGCAAATCCAATTGTTGCCGCCGAGCACTTCAACTCATCATACATACAAACAGTTGGCCATGCTGATATCTTCCAAGATAAAGTAACCGGCCACTGGTGGGGTGTCGCATTAGCGGTGCGTTCAGGAGCCAAGTTTGAGACGTACCCCATGGGCCGAGAGACGTTTTTATTCCCGGTTTCCTGGCCAGCTGGTGATGGGCTGTGGCCTCGTCTGCTCGAACCCGTTAGAGGACAGATGATGGCATCACTTCCTGGCACATATATCAACTCCAGTGGTATACCTAGGATTGACCATGGCGTTGATGTGGTCGACTTTGCGCCTGGATCGGTCCTGCCCTCACATTGGGTGCATATCCGACACCCAAGGGAGTCAGCGTACTCGATTTCTCCCCAGGGACATGCAAATACATTACAACTTGAGCTATCATCAAGAAACTTATCGTCGGTGATTATGCCGAATAGCACTTTGACAAGGGATATCACATTTGTCGGTCGCAGGCAGACAGAAACACTCTTCTCATTCAGCGTCGATCTAGACTTTAAGCCTCAATTGCCTGGAGAAGAGGCTGGGATTTCTGTGTACCTGGACGAGAAAAGACACATTGACTTTGGTGTGACGTACAACAACGAGACAAACGGCAGCAAACTACTTCAAATTCGATCATACAGTAGCAACGAGAATGTCACCGTGCCGCAACCGGTTACTTCAGCCCTGCCACCAGAATACCAAGACCGCACGCCAATCCGCTTGGAGATTGTGGCATCGGACACGACGCATTACACATTCATGGCTGGGTTTCCGACTCTATGCAACCAGAAAGCTGTTGACATGACAATAATTGGGCATGCCGGGACAATTTTAGTGAGCGGTGGATACACGGGAGTTGTCATTGGAGTATATGGAACTACAAATGGTCAAGCTATTGAACGAAAACCAGCAGCATACGTCAGTAGATGGAGATACTCTGGTAGTGGGCAGTACATAGACTATGATCTCGTGGTATAG